One stretch of Miscanthus floridulus cultivar M001 chromosome 18, ASM1932011v1, whole genome shotgun sequence DNA includes these proteins:
- the LOC136522346 gene encoding GDSL esterase/lipase At5g55050-like isoform X2, producing MYMCKSTTAYTVVRTRIYTAKSMGFVSSPPPYLSVANSSLLLVPTALTTGVSYASADAGILDSTNAGKCIPLSTQVQYFSATKTKMVAAVGAAAVNKLLADSIILMGIASNDMFVFAAAEQSRNRSAAEQQTDAAALYADLLSNYSATITELHSMGARKFAIINVGLVGCVPAVRVLDAAGACADGLNQLAAGFDDALGPLLAGLAARVPGLVYSLADSFRLTQDTFADPGASGYTDITGACCGSGRLLAEADCLPNSTVCTDHDGHVFWDRYHPAQRACLLTAQAFYDGPAQYTSPINFMQLAQSS from the exons ATGTATATGTGTAAAAGTACTACTGCTTATACCGTTGTACGTACGCGTATATATACAGCGAAGAGCATGGGGTTCGTGAGTAGCCCTCCGCCGTATCTGTCCGTGGCCAACTCCAGCCTTCTGCTCGTGCCCACCGCTCTCACCACTGGTGTCAGCTACGCTTCCGCAGATGCTGGCATCCTCGACTCAACC AACGCAGGCAAGTGCATCCCGTTGTCCACGCAGGTGCAGTACTTCAGCGCTACCAAGACCAAGATGGTCGCCGCGGTGGGCGCCGCCGCGGTGAACAAGCTGCTCGCCGACTCCATCATCCTCATGGGCATCGCCAGCAACGACATGTTCGTGTTCGCCGCCGCCGAGCAGTCGCGGAACAGGTCAGCCGCGGAGCAGCAGACCGACGCCGCCGCCCTCTACGCCGACCTCCTCTCCAACTACTCCGCCACCATCACG GAGCTGCACTCGATGGGCGCGAGGAAGTTCGCCATCATCAACGTGGGGCTGGTTGGGTGCGTGCCGGCGGTGCGGGTGCTGGACGCGGCGGGCGCGTGCGCCGATGGCCTGAACCAGCTCGCCGCCGGCTTCGACGACGCGCTCGGGCCACTCCTCGCCGGCCTCGCCGCCAGGGTGCCGGGCCTCGTATACTCGCTCGCCGACTCTTTCCGCCTCACGCAGGACACCTTCGCTGACCCTGGGGCGTCGGGGTACACCGACATCACCGGCGCGTGCTGCGGGAGCGGCAGGCTGCTGGCGGAGGCGGACTGCCTGCCCAACTCCACCGTCTGCACCGACCACGACGGGCACGTCTTCTGGGACCGGTATCACCCGGCCCAGCGGGCGTGTCTTCTCACGGCCCAGGCGTTCTACGACGGACCGGCCCAGTACACCTCGCCCATCAACTTCATGCAGCTGGCCCAGTCCAGTTAG
- the LOC136522346 gene encoding GDSL esterase/lipase At5g55050-like isoform X1: MAMEGRRRRLVLCLVISVQTMLLVSVVAGGGGAHRRPAAMYVFGDSTLDVGNNNYLSGAGVPRANRPYYGVDFPGFPTGRFSNGGNTADFIAKSMGFVSSPPPYLSVANSSLLLVPTALTTGVSYASADAGILDSTNAGKCIPLSTQVQYFSATKTKMVAAVGAAAVNKLLADSIILMGIASNDMFVFAAAEQSRNRSAAEQQTDAAALYADLLSNYSATITELHSMGARKFAIINVGLVGCVPAVRVLDAAGACADGLNQLAAGFDDALGPLLAGLAARVPGLVYSLADSFRLTQDTFADPGASGYTDITGACCGSGRLLAEADCLPNSTVCTDHDGHVFWDRYHPAQRACLLTAQAFYDGPAQYTSPINFMQLAQSS, translated from the exons ATGGCCATGgagggtcgtcgtcgtcgtctcgttCTGTGCCTTGTGATATCCGTGCAAACAATGCTACTAGTTTCCGTCGTGGCTGGCGGCGGCGGAGCCCATCGGCGGCCGGCGGCGATGTACGTGTTCGGCGACTCGACGCTGGACGTAGGAAACAACAATTACCTGTCGGGGGCGGGCGTGCCCAGGGCCAACAGGCCCTACTACGGCGTCGACTTCCCCGGATTCCCCACCGGAAGGTTCAGCAATGGCGGCAACACAGCTGACTTCATTG CGAAGAGCATGGGGTTCGTGAGTAGCCCTCCGCCGTATCTGTCCGTGGCCAACTCCAGCCTTCTGCTCGTGCCCACCGCTCTCACCACTGGTGTCAGCTACGCTTCCGCAGATGCTGGCATCCTCGACTCAACC AACGCAGGCAAGTGCATCCCGTTGTCCACGCAGGTGCAGTACTTCAGCGCTACCAAGACCAAGATGGTCGCCGCGGTGGGCGCCGCCGCGGTGAACAAGCTGCTCGCCGACTCCATCATCCTCATGGGCATCGCCAGCAACGACATGTTCGTGTTCGCCGCCGCCGAGCAGTCGCGGAACAGGTCAGCCGCGGAGCAGCAGACCGACGCCGCCGCCCTCTACGCCGACCTCCTCTCCAACTACTCCGCCACCATCACG GAGCTGCACTCGATGGGCGCGAGGAAGTTCGCCATCATCAACGTGGGGCTGGTTGGGTGCGTGCCGGCGGTGCGGGTGCTGGACGCGGCGGGCGCGTGCGCCGATGGCCTGAACCAGCTCGCCGCCGGCTTCGACGACGCGCTCGGGCCACTCCTCGCCGGCCTCGCCGCCAGGGTGCCGGGCCTCGTATACTCGCTCGCCGACTCTTTCCGCCTCACGCAGGACACCTTCGCTGACCCTGGGGCGTCGGGGTACACCGACATCACCGGCGCGTGCTGCGGGAGCGGCAGGCTGCTGGCGGAGGCGGACTGCCTGCCCAACTCCACCGTCTGCACCGACCACGACGGGCACGTCTTCTGGGACCGGTATCACCCGGCCCAGCGGGCGTGTCTTCTCACGGCCCAGGCGTTCTACGACGGACCGGCCCAGTACACCTCGCCCATCAACTTCATGCAGCTGGCCCAGTCCAGTTAG